From one Bacteroides intestinalis DSM 17393 genomic stretch:
- a CDS encoding FtsX-like permease family protein: MKFILHNLHMIWSRLRSNGWVLAELFLVFIVMWFLCDSLGCLKYTFYRPLGYSIDHVYQLNTIIGGATSDTTLTNADRYLRALRKLEQEPSVEAAALCYWSLPMSGNNSDNSLAAQDTIGVNARIILTTGGYIDVFRMSDDPQRPFAKTPAGENNVMLSQAAVDRFKKRMPTFSLDTPLSYYGDTTSVVTQGGKIEAFRSYRYGSDASWFFFRLDENLIKTRFADNWAQIVFRVKAVADGSDYRAKFIREIAPRLDVDDLFVADAVPYTEQQLQFEVMNGDTDKVNSQAIVVLFLLVNVFLGLIGTFWFRTRRRRGEIALRLAMGSTKNQVFRLLTGEGLLLLALVTLPAMIICYNIGIAEFTVGRSELISTWPVEWSFLRFLFGSFGAWLLVALMVTIGIWFPARQAMKIQPAEALHEE; the protein is encoded by the coding sequence ATGAAATTTATATTACATAATTTACACATGATTTGGTCGCGCCTGCGCAGTAATGGATGGGTGTTGGCTGAACTCTTCCTGGTATTCATCGTGATGTGGTTCCTTTGCGATTCTCTGGGCTGTCTCAAGTATACTTTCTACCGCCCTTTGGGCTATAGCATAGACCACGTTTACCAGCTAAACACAATTATAGGAGGTGCCACCAGTGACACCACCTTGACGAATGCCGACAGATACCTGCGTGCATTGCGGAAATTGGAGCAGGAACCCAGCGTTGAGGCGGCTGCCCTGTGTTATTGGAGCCTGCCGATGAGCGGAAACAACAGCGACAACTCACTGGCCGCGCAGGACACCATCGGAGTGAATGCACGCATTATCCTGACTACCGGCGGATATATTGACGTCTTCCGCATGAGTGACGACCCGCAACGCCCCTTTGCCAAGACTCCTGCGGGGGAGAACAACGTGATGCTGAGCCAGGCAGCTGTGGACCGTTTCAAGAAGAGAATGCCGACCTTCTCACTGGATACACCGCTGAGTTACTATGGCGATACCACGTCGGTCGTTACGCAAGGCGGAAAGATAGAAGCCTTCCGTAGCTATCGTTACGGAAGCGATGCCTCGTGGTTTTTCTTTCGTCTGGACGAAAACCTGATTAAAACGCGGTTTGCCGACAATTGGGCGCAAATCGTTTTTCGTGTGAAAGCTGTTGCCGATGGCTCGGACTACCGTGCGAAGTTTATCCGTGAGATTGCACCACGGCTGGATGTAGACGATTTGTTTGTGGCTGATGCCGTGCCTTATACCGAACAGCAGTTACAATTTGAAGTCATGAATGGAGATACGGACAAGGTGAACAGTCAGGCAATTGTAGTGCTTTTCCTGTTGGTAAATGTATTCCTGGGATTGATCGGAACGTTTTGGTTCCGTACCCGTCGCCGCCGTGGTGAGATAGCTTTGCGCTTGGCTATGGGTAGCACAAAGAATCAGGTATTCCGCCTCCTGACAGGCGAGGGACTGTTGCTGCTTGCACTGGTGACGTTGCCCGCAATGATTATTTGCTATAATATAGGTATAGCGGAGTTTACCGTCGGACGGTCGGAACTGATTTCCACATGGCCTGTAGAGTGGAGTTTTCTGCGCTTTCTGTTTGGTTCTTTTGGGGCATGGCTGCTGGTAGCTTTGATGGTAACGATTGGAATTTGGTTTCCGGCACGGCAGGCGATGAAGATACAGCCGGCCGAGGCATTACATGAAGAATAA
- a CDS encoding ABC transporter permease translates to MQTIRQAFTILKQNPLLSTISILGTAFAITMIMAIVITWQTKYADLEPEVNRSRCLYFSAMHVQGKENKDWNNFGKPSAAFMKECIQPLPEVEACTAFSTADVALVSLTDGNNRLKVDAMSTDPDFWKIFKLQFLDGKSFTEAERGGDMQSVVISASVARKLFGTTEAAGRQMLLNREVVRIIGVVKDVSVTAKDAYAQVWSMYHSNELNVTGWWSYNGNRTIAVLARTPDDFPAIKQGVEKRVKDVNAGLEQRQIDIMEQPDNIVAHVNHVWSNIGPNLPMLYLQYGIALFIILLVPSLNLCGLSNSRMQQRVSELGVRKAFGATDGTLVRQILNENLVLTLIGGVVGLIFSYLAVYAMRTWLFTNSDNIGTAGDFSLSMGALFSPAVFVLAFVFCLLINLLSAGLPAWLATRRTIVDSLNDK, encoded by the coding sequence ATGCAAACGATTCGTCAGGCTTTTACGATTCTGAAGCAGAATCCGTTATTGAGCACTATATCCATACTGGGTACGGCTTTCGCCATTACCATGATTATGGCTATCGTGATTACCTGGCAAACGAAATATGCTGATCTGGAACCGGAAGTGAACCGGAGCCGTTGTCTTTATTTCTCTGCTATGCATGTACAGGGAAAGGAGAATAAGGATTGGAACAACTTTGGCAAGCCTTCGGCTGCATTTATGAAGGAGTGTATACAACCGCTTCCGGAAGTAGAAGCCTGTACGGCTTTCAGTACAGCAGATGTGGCGCTGGTATCTCTGACTGATGGGAACAACCGTTTGAAAGTGGATGCCATGAGTACTGATCCCGATTTCTGGAAAATCTTCAAACTGCAGTTTCTTGATGGAAAAAGTTTCACGGAGGCGGAACGGGGAGGAGATATGCAGTCAGTGGTTATTTCCGCTTCTGTTGCCCGTAAGCTATTTGGAACGACGGAGGCGGCGGGACGGCAGATGTTGTTGAACAGGGAGGTGGTACGGATCATTGGAGTTGTGAAAGATGTTTCGGTTACGGCTAAGGACGCTTATGCACAAGTATGGAGCATGTACCATTCCAATGAATTGAACGTGACCGGTTGGTGGAGCTATAATGGAAATAGGACTATTGCCGTATTGGCGCGTACTCCTGATGATTTCCCTGCTATCAAACAAGGAGTCGAGAAACGGGTGAAAGACGTCAATGCCGGTTTGGAACAGAGGCAGATAGATATTATGGAACAACCCGATAACATTGTAGCACACGTAAACCACGTATGGTCTAATATAGGACCCAACTTGCCGATGCTTTATCTGCAATATGGAATTGCCTTGTTCATTATCCTGCTGGTACCCTCGCTCAATCTGTGCGGGCTGAGTAATAGCCGCATGCAACAACGTGTCAGTGAGTTGGGTGTGCGCAAAGCTTTTGGAGCTACGGATGGTACACTTGTCCGTCAGATATTGAATGAAAATCTGGTATTGACATTGATAGGAGGTGTGGTAGGTTTGATATTCAGCTACCTTGCTGTTTACGCCATGCGTACGTGGTTGTTTACCAACAGCGATAACATTGGTACGGCGGGCGATTTCAGTCTGAGTATGGGTGCATTGTTCAGTCCGGCGGTGTTTGTGCTGGCCTTTGTCTTTTGCCTGTTGATAAATCTGCTGAGTGCAGGACTGCCTGCCTGGCTTGCCACTCGCCGCACGATTGTGGACTCATTGAACGATAAATAA
- a CDS encoding ABC transporter ATP-binding protein produces MIKLTEINKIYRTNEIETVALENVNLEVEKGEFLSIMGPSGCGKSTLLNIIGLLDAPTSGIIEIDGTRTDGMKDKELAAFRNKKLGFVFQSFHLINSLNVLDNVELPLLYRKVSAKERRRLAEEVLAKVGLSHRMRHMPTQLSGGQCQRVAVARAIIGNPEIILADEPTGNLDSKMGAEVMELLHQLNKEDGRTIVMVTHNEEQAKQTSRTVRFFDGRQVE; encoded by the coding sequence ATGATTAAATTGACTGAGATAAACAAGATTTATCGTACGAATGAGATTGAAACCGTGGCATTGGAAAATGTAAACCTCGAAGTAGAGAAAGGTGAGTTCCTCAGTATTATGGGACCTTCCGGTTGCGGAAAATCTACGTTGCTGAATATTATAGGCTTGCTGGATGCCCCTACAAGTGGTATTATTGAGATCGACGGTACCCGTACGGATGGTATGAAGGATAAGGAACTGGCCGCTTTCCGTAACAAGAAGTTGGGTTTTGTATTCCAGTCTTTCCACTTGATTAACTCATTGAATGTGCTCGATAATGTAGAACTTCCTTTATTATATAGAAAGGTGTCCGCAAAAGAACGCCGCCGTTTGGCAGAAGAGGTATTGGCAAAGGTGGGTTTGAGTCATCGTATGCGCCACATGCCGACACAGCTTTCCGGTGGTCAGTGCCAGCGTGTGGCTGTGGCCCGTGCCATCATTGGTAATCCTGAGATAATCCTCGCCGATGAGCCGACCGGTAACCTGGACTCTAAGATGGGTGCTGAAGTAATGGAACTACTGCATCAGTTGAATAAGGAGGACGGACGTACCATCGTGATGGTAACCCACAATGAAGAACAGGCAAAACAGACAAGTCGCACGGTACGCTTCTTCGATGGTCGCCAGGTGGAATGA